The genome window GCACATATAAATTGTACGTTTCAAAGGATGCGAAGTGGCCTAGTAGTTTGTCCTTTCTCTTATCACCCAATTGGTCTGGGTTCGAAattttcctcctcctcttaGAATAGAATATCGTTGTaactcaaaaaacaaataaattttacaTTCCAATCCTCTAAAAATCACTACTCTtagtatataatttttttcaaaaaaaatctgTTCATATACGAATGTAACTAATATTCACCATAATGTTCATGAGCCTCATACGAGACCATTGGTGTGTATGTAATTACATAAAGCATTTGTGTGCAAAGACTTGCTAATATGATTAATTAGCAAAGAAAAACTGGATAATATGTTTTACACGTAGACATCTTCTTTCGGCGTAGGCATGCAAATGCTGGTTAAATGTGGTCCATTGGATTATTTTGTTCACTTGTCGAAAGGGAATTCTTAGACAAGACCTCAACAAATCAATCCCATCAAGCAAGCCATTGGAAAAAAGCAAGCCCCTCTCATTGGACCCCAAATAAAGCATGTATGCAATTCAGAAACTGACCAAAGTTTTCTTCCGAATTAGGAAATTAACGATTTGATAAAATATGGAAAATATGTAAAGGGTAATTGCATTTTCCAAACTAATCACGATTCGACATGTGTttaaaaactttatttttaataaattattttttaaatgtatcGTACCCTAATTtgtttgtaaaaagaaatgACTCCTTACGTATAAAAAACGAAACAATATATTTAGACAAAAATAGCTCACCAAACATCTTCATGCCAATAGATATAGCCATCCTTACATTTAGTATGATCCACAATCTTCAAACTAATACAatcttctttcaaatttttgtgCCCAACTCTATTCCCCAAACTATAAATAGGTTTGGTGGATAGCCAAAGTCATCAACTCACTTTGAtccaattcaaaaagaaaaagtcccACAAGCAAATATATGATTACCCAATAGATGAaagttaaattaatatttacaaTCTAGttattaattagaaaaaaaaaaaaaaaaaaaaaaaaaaaaaaaaacccctctCATACCCAAGCGGGCGAATCGCGCCGGTCACCATTTCCGTTGCCCGCCACCGCTTTGCTGTCATTACCGTCACTTGCATTTACCTCAGTGTATTAGTAAGGATTACATAAGTATCAAAGCAAAATTAAACATGATTACCAAAATTAATTACTCTAGATGTAGTAGAcattagaaaataattaagcTTAGCATGACCACATGGACTCTCCCAGTCCCAAGCTGGTATGGTCCACCATCATATCCATGTCGAAAATGGGCCGGGTTTGAGAGCCCATGAACTTCGAAGACGGCGAGCCGCTGTTAGTTGGGCTAGCCGGGCTCAGCCCATGGTTGGAGAAAGATGCAGTCTGCCTAACCCTAAGGTGCACCACCTCCGCCTGAGCCAGAGCCAGTTGGGTCTGGAGCACATCAATTTGTTGCTGTAAAGACGAAATTGCCCCTACACACCCATAAACTGGGTCTCGCACCCTGGCATTTGCTTCATACACCATGCTGCTGACTGCATCTCCACGCTGGTGCTCTGGCAGCTCCTGCAAGTGTCACAGAGTTTAGCTTGGTCTTAGCCATGGCTccaaaattttgtaatattggTCTGAACCCAAGTGCCAAATTAAAGGCCCTAGGTCCTACAAAGTTGGCTCGATGTAATGATCACATCACTCTATGTTCTTTTCTGGACCTTAATCATGCGTCAACAGCCAtgctttttcattttggtttaacaaaattttatggtCTCAAATTAAGGTCTGTTACTTTATTTGTTGAGGCGTCATGTCCtgctaataaaaaaaatctatgaGGCATCACGTCTTACTCGAAACGAAGAATCGAAAAACTCTTAAATAGCACTATTATTGTAGCAATGTTCTCAAATAACACTAGTACTGAAGTAAATTGACAATATGTAGACTATTTGGTATCAATGTAATGTCACAATcgacaacatatatatatatatacaaggaCAATTTGCTACAGTAATAGTTTTGTTTCAAAAACACACTACTAAGTAATAGTGCTATTTGAGGAGAAAGACTTTTATGAAACGGGAATAGCATTATTTTGCTATCTCTGATCAATAACGCTATGGCATGCGTGATAACACTTCCACGTGACGTAGCATTATTGACTAgagatagcaaaatagtgctaTTCCCGTTATaactaagtttttctcctatttcagaatattttttaaaaaagaaaaaagaatggaacctaaaaaaaaaaaaaaaaaaccaaagaagaaaaaggaagaagaagctttcttttgtttatcttGGATTTTCGTATCTTTTCTTTATCACATTTTATGGACCCAATAAATGAGAAAAGTAGTgcccaaataaaatatttttggttttttttttaattttacatagaataaaataataagacGCAAGAAACAACTTCACGTGATGAAGAAAACAGCCTTAGAAGTTtgtagaaaaatacaaaatagatttttctttcttcccaaTGGAAAGTGAAAAAGGTGACTTGGTGAGAACTAATGTTGTATATATCGTATCTATAAATTGACTTTATTACCCCGTTATCAGATTCAAAGTCTTGTTAACCGTTTAGCAATTTTGGCTCATCTTGGACCCAAATAGCAAGCACCTGTGTTGTCAAAACAACTAGATAATACTTATCAGTACTTCTTTTTCCATATGAACACTTAGAATTGACAAATATGAACGCTCCCACAAGACTCAAAGGGTTTTTGGAATCAAATTAGGCtattttgtttccttgttACACCTATACTTGCGTTGTCGGTTAATTCTTGCTGAATGTGTGAATCAGATTCACAATCTCGTAACATAAGGTGTATAGTTTCTTCAAATATGCATTTCTTCTTGTCATTTATAAGTTATAAAATTGCTTCCAAAACTACCCTTTTCATGTATTTGAGAAAGAAGTGAGAGGAATTACCTGTAACATCTTGTTGACATTGCTCGCACCAAACACTTTGTGAACATTGGCAAACTTCTGGGGTTCATCAGCAGGGAAATAGGGAGCAAACACACAATCCTGCGCACACCTCCTCCTAAGAAGCTTGCATGCTGCACAGGGTGAGGGGGCGCCCTGTTTCCTGCTGCCATTCTCCTTCATGCTGCCACGTGTCCCTTCAATTGTATGCTGCAAAAACGCAAACCCCAACTGTAGGGCAATTGATGATAGTCCTAGTTTTGTAGGGTACAATTGCTTGCTTTGCCCTTTGAATAAAAGAGACAAAGGCCCCTATCTAAGCTGATGagagacaaaaacaaagagcaAGCTAGTATTtggttgaagaagaaaaagcacagagagagaaagagagagagaaagagagctgAGAGTGAAAGGCTGAAAGACCGAAATAGAAAAAGGATGAGGAGGTGTGAAGTGGGGAGGTGGTGGGCAATATATAACAAGAAGAGGCCTAGGCAGCATTACATCTGGGGTGGGTCCTCTACTTGAAGCTCCTTTAGATTTTGCTCGACAAAAGACTTCTATCCTGACATGACTAATAATTT of Prunus dulcis chromosome 4, ALMONDv2, whole genome shotgun sequence contains these proteins:
- the LOC117626036 gene encoding LOB domain-containing protein 4, with protein sequence MKENGSRKQGAPSPCAACKLLRRRCAQDCVFAPYFPADEPQKFANVHKVFGASNVNKMLQELPEHQRGDAVSSMVYEANARVRDPVYGCVGAISSLQQQIDVLQTQLALAQAEVVHLRVRQTASFSNHGLSPASPTNSGSPSSKFMGSQTRPIFDMDMMVDHTSLGLGESMWSC